A part of Saliniradius amylolyticus genomic DNA contains:
- a CDS encoding MotA/TolQ/ExbB proton channel family protein, which translates to MRTVFKYLVSGLFASVVATGAVAQEQDKALDLDQLLKRLEQGQIAQNQQNERREQEFRQKVAQQDQMLEQARQERNQKLATSEQLERQFQENEYKLGDMNKALSDRMGSLKELFGVLQQVAGDTKSKFQNSVISAQIPGRIEFLEDMAQSMGKSSKMASIEEIERVWFEIQREMTESGKVVKFEADVIEADGEKEREQVVRVGSFALISEDDYLIHNPATGTISELVRQPADRYGDSAERLHESDGELVKFGVDPTGGSILGLLVQAPTLKERIEQGGLVGYIILAVGAIGLLLALERLFTLSIIRAKVKKQLKSDTIKQTNPLGRVLHVRDEFPDADTETLELKLTEAILAEVPRLSRNLTIVKIISVVAPLMGLLGTVTGMILTFQAITLFGTGDPKLMAGGISSALITTVLGLVVAIPMTLLYAILNTRSKNIVHILQEQASGVIAERAERS; encoded by the coding sequence ATGAGAACTGTATTTAAATATTTAGTAAGCGGACTATTTGCTTCGGTTGTCGCCACCGGCGCCGTCGCTCAAGAGCAAGACAAAGCCCTGGACCTCGACCAGTTACTGAAGCGTCTGGAGCAAGGTCAGATAGCTCAGAATCAGCAGAATGAGCGTCGTGAGCAAGAGTTCCGTCAGAAAGTAGCGCAGCAAGACCAAATGCTGGAGCAGGCACGTCAGGAACGTAATCAGAAATTAGCCACCAGTGAACAGCTGGAGCGCCAGTTCCAGGAAAACGAATACAAGTTGGGCGATATGAACAAAGCCCTGAGCGATCGTATGGGCTCACTCAAAGAGCTGTTCGGTGTACTGCAGCAAGTGGCGGGCGATACTAAGAGCAAGTTCCAAAACTCGGTGATTTCGGCTCAGATCCCCGGTCGTATCGAGTTTCTGGAAGACATGGCACAGTCTATGGGTAAGAGCTCGAAGATGGCTTCCATTGAAGAGATTGAGCGTGTTTGGTTCGAAATTCAGCGCGAGATGACTGAATCCGGCAAAGTCGTGAAGTTCGAAGCCGACGTGATTGAAGCCGATGGTGAGAAAGAGCGTGAGCAAGTGGTCCGCGTGGGCAGCTTCGCCCTGATCTCCGAAGACGACTACCTGATTCATAATCCAGCCACGGGCACCATTTCTGAGTTAGTGCGCCAGCCAGCCGACCGTTACGGCGATTCTGCTGAAAGGCTGCATGAATCTGACGGCGAACTGGTGAAATTCGGTGTGGACCCCACTGGCGGTTCTATTCTGGGGCTATTGGTACAGGCGCCGACACTGAAAGAGCGTATCGAGCAAGGTGGCCTGGTGGGCTACATTATTCTGGCTGTGGGCGCCATTGGTCTGCTCTTAGCGCTGGAGCGCCTGTTTACGCTGAGCATCATCCGCGCCAAGGTCAAAAAGCAGCTTAAGTCCGATACTATCAAGCAAACTAACCCTCTGGGTCGTGTGCTGCATGTGCGTGACGAGTTCCCGGATGCGGATACCGAGACTCTGGAGCTGAAACTCACCGAAGCCATTTTGGCGGAAGTACCGCGCCTGAGCCGCAACCTGACGATTGTTAAGATCATCTCTGTCGTGGCACCGCTGATGGGTCTGTTGGGTACAGTAACTGGTATGATTCTGACGTTCCAGGCGATTACCCTGTTCGGTACCGGCGATCCTAAGCTGATGGCAGGTGGTATCTCCTCGGCCCTGATTACCACGGTACTGGGTCTGGTGGTCGCCATTCCGATGACCTTGCTGTACGCCATTTTGAATACGCGCAGTAAGAACATCGTCCACATCCTTCAAGAGCAAGCTTCCGGTGTGATTGCAGAACGCGCTGAGCGGAGTTAA
- a CDS encoding DUF3450 domain-containing protein: protein MRLLKLLPLALLSLAVANPSFAQDDGHLEPVIEEAGKINESAAKSQAEINDMANTIDGKVQKFKTLNKEIDGLEVYNQQLRKQISNQQQEMEELNAAIDEVSVIERQITPLMLRMIKGLQQFVELDVPFLPEERQERITKLQNLMDRADVAPSEKFRRVMEAYQIEMDYGRTMEAYSGLHMVDGQERDVEFLRLGRTVLAYQTRDASKQGIWNKQTRQWEELPSSYRSEITKALRMAKKQLAPDLLMLPVALTE, encoded by the coding sequence ATGAGGCTTTTGAAATTACTTCCTCTGGCACTGCTCTCGCTGGCAGTGGCAAATCCATCTTTCGCACAGGATGACGGCCATCTGGAGCCTGTGATCGAAGAAGCAGGCAAGATCAACGAGTCTGCGGCCAAGTCACAAGCAGAAATCAACGACATGGCCAACACCATCGACGGCAAGGTGCAGAAGTTCAAGACCTTGAATAAAGAAATCGATGGTCTGGAAGTGTATAACCAGCAGCTGCGAAAGCAGATCAGCAACCAGCAGCAAGAAATGGAAGAGCTTAACGCCGCCATCGATGAGGTGAGCGTGATTGAGCGCCAGATAACGCCTCTGATGTTGCGTATGATCAAAGGCTTGCAGCAGTTTGTTGAGCTGGATGTGCCTTTCCTGCCGGAAGAACGCCAAGAGCGCATTACCAAATTACAGAATCTGATGGACCGGGCTGATGTGGCTCCGTCGGAAAAATTCCGCCGAGTAATGGAAGCCTACCAAATCGAGATGGACTACGGCCGCACTATGGAAGCCTACAGCGGCTTGCACATGGTGGATGGCCAGGAGCGTGACGTCGAATTCCTTCGCCTGGGCCGTACCGTTCTGGCATATCAAACTCGTGACGCCAGCAAGCAAGGCATCTGGAATAAGCAAACCCGTCAATGGGAAGAGCTGCCCTCAAGTTATCGCAGTGAGATCACCAAAGCACTGCGCATGGCCAAGAAACAACTGGCACCGGATCTGCTGATGCTGCCGGTAGCACTGACCGAATAA
- a CDS encoding MbnP family protein, with the protein MALRCVMAVLLLIFLSACHPWQKSNVLPAQLWFEGKALRCEQAILINGKKWHLQHAQLFLTDFRDQDGNPLPLKPGLWQSEHTALLTLEKLGCLLDKQTPANRNVVFAESVNWQELKQLHFTVGVIPEENQHHPRVQPSPLDLAGMIYSEEGGHRYARVDLLSVADHWSYTLGCPMPHETSELCPEGGPVRYQLAVSEDSDVLIFHLDQLVKGLKTSRRHSCSRDLRYEATCQRGRQNLANGAFTLEED; encoded by the coding sequence ATGGCATTGCGGTGTGTAATGGCCGTGTTGCTGCTTATCTTTCTCAGCGCCTGCCATCCCTGGCAGAAGTCCAATGTATTGCCCGCTCAGCTTTGGTTTGAGGGCAAAGCCTTGCGCTGCGAACAGGCGATACTGATCAACGGCAAAAAGTGGCACCTGCAACATGCACAGTTGTTTTTGACCGATTTTCGTGATCAGGATGGAAATCCCTTACCCCTAAAGCCCGGGCTTTGGCAAAGTGAACATACGGCACTGCTGACATTGGAAAAGTTAGGTTGCTTGCTGGATAAGCAGACGCCCGCCAATCGTAATGTTGTGTTTGCCGAGTCGGTGAACTGGCAGGAACTCAAACAACTGCATTTTACGGTGGGCGTGATACCAGAAGAAAACCAGCACCATCCTCGGGTGCAGCCTTCGCCACTGGATCTGGCGGGAATGATTTATTCGGAAGAGGGCGGGCATCGATATGCTCGCGTGGACTTATTATCTGTGGCCGATCACTGGAGCTATACGCTGGGTTGTCCAATGCCTCATGAAACATCTGAGCTCTGCCCGGAAGGCGGACCCGTTCGTTATCAATTGGCGGTGAGCGAGGACTCGGACGTGCTGATTTTTCATCTGGACCAGCTAGTGAAAGGGCTTAAAACCTCAAGGCGGCATAGCTGCAGCCGAGACTTGCGCTATGAAGCTACCTGTCAGCGGGGTCGGCAAAATCTGGCCAATGGTGCTTTTACTCTGGAAGAGGATTAG
- a CDS encoding recombinase family protein codes for MNKQAVIYVRVSTSKQAEQELPIEGQIVQCKEKALSLGATVVKVFKDEGRSGRSDSRPEFQAALEYCELFSPDYFICWSTSRFARNRLESQLNKRRLSKAGTLLEYVTVNFDADSASGLLHEGILELFDEYYSHQIGVDTKRSMIQNARKGFFNGGKVPYGYNSVPAESDPKRKELRINESEAAVVRKIFDMRQKGLGGHSIASELNRLGLICRNARWSRRMVSSLLRNPSVAGQIVFNKTGRHGVPNSPDKWIVIDSHQPIIPREIFDQVQEIIDSVKFDNKTAHNSTYLLSGLVYCGVCERKMLIEKAKGASRKYSYYNCGTNSRGPGCDSRRINADILDPWLAEQVCDRILTPENLSGLLKEFAELSMTWEKKQRQDIGLFQAELNRLEVAQERLYQLLEQPESGLGVRELGSRIKRNNKKIDELNQKIAELELQPTPKTRLTEGDLEDLANTLKTIILDTASPVKVREFLSHLIEIVTIGTETVNIVYRPDVLIDGDCRPQEQKFIAGAMVAPP; via the coding sequence GTGAATAAGCAGGCGGTTATTTACGTTCGGGTATCAACCAGCAAGCAGGCTGAACAGGAGTTGCCAATTGAAGGGCAGATAGTCCAGTGCAAGGAAAAGGCGCTATCGTTGGGCGCCACGGTCGTTAAAGTCTTTAAAGATGAAGGGCGTAGCGGTCGATCTGATAGTCGGCCAGAATTTCAGGCGGCTCTAGAATACTGCGAGCTCTTTTCCCCTGACTACTTCATCTGTTGGAGTACATCCCGTTTCGCCCGTAATCGGCTTGAATCGCAATTGAATAAGCGCCGCTTGAGCAAAGCTGGCACCCTGTTGGAGTATGTCACTGTTAATTTCGATGCCGATTCGGCTTCTGGGTTGTTGCATGAGGGCATACTGGAACTGTTTGACGAATATTACTCCCACCAGATTGGGGTTGATACCAAGCGCAGCATGATCCAGAACGCTAGGAAGGGGTTTTTCAACGGGGGCAAAGTACCTTATGGATACAACTCAGTGCCGGCTGAGTCCGACCCTAAGCGAAAGGAACTGAGGATCAATGAGTCAGAGGCCGCAGTAGTGCGTAAAATCTTCGACATGCGGCAGAAGGGACTTGGCGGTCACAGTATCGCATCTGAGTTAAACCGATTAGGTTTGATTTGTCGTAACGCCAGGTGGTCAAGGCGAATGGTGAGTAGTTTACTACGAAATCCCAGTGTTGCTGGCCAGATAGTGTTTAACAAAACAGGTCGCCACGGGGTACCTAACAGTCCCGACAAATGGATCGTCATCGACTCCCATCAACCAATAATCCCTCGTGAGATATTTGATCAGGTCCAGGAGATCATTGACTCAGTAAAATTCGACAATAAAACGGCTCATAACAGCACTTACTTACTTTCTGGTCTTGTTTATTGCGGTGTCTGTGAGCGGAAAATGCTTATTGAGAAGGCGAAAGGGGCTAGCAGAAAATACAGTTACTACAATTGCGGTACCAACAGCAGAGGCCCAGGTTGTGATTCTCGGAGAATCAATGCTGACATATTAGATCCATGGCTTGCTGAGCAAGTATGCGACCGAATCCTCACTCCAGAGAACTTATCTGGTTTGCTCAAGGAGTTTGCCGAACTCAGCATGACCTGGGAAAAGAAACAACGCCAGGATATTGGTCTTTTCCAGGCTGAACTAAACCGGTTAGAAGTCGCACAGGAGCGGCTTTATCAGTTACTAGAGCAGCCAGAATCAGGGCTGGGTGTACGCGAGCTGGGAAGTCGCATCAAACGCAATAACAAAAAAATAGACGAGCTTAACCAGAAAATTGCTGAACTCGAGTTACAACCAACCCCTAAAACCAGACTTACAGAGGGGGACCTGGAGGACTTAGCCAACACATTAAAAACCATCATCCTGGATACCGCCAGTCCCGTGAAGGTCCGAGAATTCCTTAGTCACCTGATAGAGATAGTAACGATTGGCACTGAAACGGTGAACATTGTTTACAGGCCTGATGTATTGATAGATGGAGATTGCCGACCGCAAGAACAAAAGTTCATAGCGGGGGCGATGGTGGCCCCACCCTGA
- a CDS encoding tyrosine-type recombinase/integrase: MDISKLEPVVHRWLDYKLMNEGKSARTVDKYAGYLLRLQNYLDKPLLEAERDDLVNFTGLHLHSEGFKPRSRRAVVAAVRGFYAWCLKNQHISQDPARDLEYPKSGQRLPTSMSLSHAEKLLMQPDIATFTGVRDAAILALMMGCGFRMGGITALNDSNLIWYKHQDKDRLAIRVIEKGDKERVIPVPVEAMLLLQAYLGHRELHDIDRLLENGDRVLFVSTGNRLVPACDYRGEERRLSARSIDKFIKRYAEDAGIPNAEAHAHALRHLVGTELAEESATSFEIQSILGHADPKTSQTYIKLAVRKLTDVLDKANPLEKLNTPISPLAKEFKRAL, from the coding sequence ATGGATATCAGTAAATTGGAGCCAGTAGTGCATCGTTGGCTCGACTATAAATTAATGAATGAGGGTAAGTCGGCCCGTACCGTTGATAAGTACGCCGGTTACCTTCTGCGCCTGCAAAACTACCTGGATAAGCCGTTGCTGGAAGCTGAGCGGGACGATCTGGTTAACTTTACCGGCCTGCACTTACATTCTGAGGGGTTTAAACCTCGTAGCCGGCGCGCTGTGGTGGCTGCAGTAAGGGGGTTTTATGCCTGGTGTTTGAAGAACCAGCATATCAGCCAGGACCCGGCCAGGGATCTGGAGTACCCCAAAAGCGGCCAGCGCCTGCCCACCAGTATGAGCCTGAGCCATGCCGAAAAACTGCTGATGCAGCCGGATATTGCCACCTTCACGGGGGTGCGCGATGCGGCCATTTTGGCGTTGATGATGGGCTGTGGCTTCCGTATGGGGGGGATTACAGCACTAAATGACTCGAACCTGATTTGGTATAAACACCAGGATAAGGACCGCCTGGCCATTCGCGTTATCGAGAAGGGCGACAAGGAGCGGGTGATCCCAGTTCCAGTAGAGGCGATGTTGCTGCTGCAGGCCTATCTGGGCCACCGTGAGCTGCATGATATTGATCGGCTGCTGGAGAATGGTGATCGGGTATTGTTTGTATCAACGGGTAACCGTCTGGTACCGGCCTGTGACTATCGTGGCGAGGAACGCCGCCTTAGCGCCCGTTCTATTGATAAGTTCATCAAACGCTATGCAGAAGATGCCGGCATTCCCAATGCTGAGGCTCACGCCCACGCGCTGCGTCACCTGGTTGGTACCGAGCTGGCCGAGGAAAGCGCTACTTCATTCGAGATCCAATCTATCCTGGGTCATGCCGACCCTAAAACTTCCCAGACTTACATCAAGCTGGCCGTGCGTAAGCTGACGGACGTGCTCGATAAGGCCAACCCGCTGGAGAAACTGAACACCCCCATATCACCACTGGCCAAAGAGTTTAAGCGAGCACTATGA
- a CDS encoding BRO family protein — protein sequence MLKANNVVNKEFNGQSVTLIPHQGDLWMTMEMIGQALEYADPRKAVHKLYERNKEELNEYSTVVRLTTVEGDIDKRRNVRVFNEEGVMVLSMLSGQPKAAAFRRWAVQVLKAYRHQQLTLSNSVPVEHDKFLEKMVIEAGKRNPYARTILQERYGLQPSLLATVECPECFATVPVKPAP from the coding sequence ATGCTTAAAGCCAATAATGTAGTGAACAAGGAGTTTAACGGCCAGAGCGTGACCCTGATCCCCCACCAGGGCGATTTATGGATGACCATGGAGATGATCGGTCAGGCGTTGGAGTATGCGGATCCAAGAAAGGCTGTTCATAAGTTGTATGAGAGGAACAAGGAAGAGCTGAACGAGTATTCAACTGTCGTCAGATTGACGACAGTTGAGGGCGATATTGATAAGCGCCGTAACGTCCGTGTGTTTAACGAAGAGGGCGTTATGGTGCTGTCGATGCTTTCTGGCCAGCCTAAAGCGGCAGCGTTCCGGCGTTGGGCGGTACAGGTGTTAAAAGCCTATCGGCATCAGCAGCTCACGCTGAGTAATTCGGTTCCTGTGGAGCATGACAAGTTCCTAGAGAAGATGGTGATCGAGGCGGGTAAGCGTAACCCCTATGCCCGTACCATACTGCAAGAGCGCTACGGCTTGCAGCCTTCCCTGCTCGCCACCGTAGAATGCCCTGAGTGCTTTGCCACTGTGCCGGTAAAACCAGCCCCGTAA
- a CDS encoding HU family DNA-binding protein, with protein sequence MNKTQLINHIANQAELTKADAGRAVDAFTDAVSETLKNGGSVQLTGFGSFGVNQRSARSGRNPQTGETIQIAARKVPNFKAGKVLKDAVN encoded by the coding sequence ATGAATAAAACTCAACTGATTAACCATATTGCGAACCAAGCGGAGCTGACGAAGGCCGATGCCGGCCGTGCGGTGGATGCTTTTACCGATGCGGTATCCGAAACCTTGAAAAACGGTGGCTCTGTGCAGTTAACCGGCTTTGGTAGCTTTGGTGTGAACCAACGTAGCGCCCGCAGCGGTCGCAACCCGCAAACCGGCGAAACCATCCAGATTGCCGCCCGCAAGGTACCCAACTTTAAAGCCGGCAAGGTGCTGAAAGACGCGGTGAACTGA
- a CDS encoding 3'-5' exonuclease, with protein sequence MAKPAIQPIEMDGALILDTETTGLDDNAEVVEVSVIDAATGVKVFDTLIQPFDPIPAEATAIHGITNDMVQYAPTWDEVYDLFLGLVLNHPLIIYNRDYDIRLLNQSSEKRGIVQLLTGDCICAMQWYAAFYGEWDEERDQYKWQKLGNAARQQAVNTSDLTLHRAFADCLVTKRVIEAVNDRLMGVAHGLR encoded by the coding sequence ATGGCTAAGCCAGCGATTCAACCCATAGAGATGGACGGCGCGCTGATCTTGGATACCGAAACCACCGGACTGGACGACAACGCCGAGGTGGTAGAGGTGAGTGTGATTGATGCGGCCACTGGGGTGAAGGTGTTTGATACCTTGATCCAGCCCTTTGACCCCATTCCGGCTGAGGCTACGGCCATTCATGGCATCACTAACGACATGGTGCAGTATGCGCCCACCTGGGACGAGGTGTATGACCTCTTTCTGGGCCTGGTCTTGAACCACCCTTTGATCATCTACAACCGGGATTACGATATTCGCCTGCTCAATCAAAGCAGCGAGAAGCGCGGCATCGTCCAGTTGCTGACCGGCGACTGCATCTGCGCCATGCAGTGGTACGCCGCGTTCTACGGCGAGTGGGATGAGGAGCGTGATCAGTACAAGTGGCAGAAGCTCGGCAATGCCGCCCGTCAGCAGGCCGTGAACACCTCAGACTTGACCTTGCATCGAGCCTTTGCCGATTGCTTGGTAACAAAACGGGTGATCGAGGCCGTGAACGACCGTTTGATGGGGGTGGCGCATGGCCTCCGCTAA
- a CDS encoding YfbR-like 5'-deoxynucleotidase translates to MSNYQTYSGDYLDLSGPDVSALTVNDIAHSLSNQCRFNGHCQAFYSVAQHSVLVSQIVPRELQYDALFHDAAEAVTGDMTHPIKRMLLDFQALEDEVEEALFAQLGVTTPLDPAIKQADLILLATERRDLMAEQTLPWAMLEGVEPLSEVISPWTPEQAKQRFQARYNQLVLRERYGPNVALTEQGGAA, encoded by the coding sequence ATGAGTAACTATCAAACCTACAGCGGTGATTACTTAGACCTTTCGGGGCCGGATGTGTCGGCGCTGACGGTCAATGACATTGCCCATTCGCTGTCAAACCAATGCCGTTTTAACGGCCATTGCCAGGCATTTTATTCGGTGGCTCAGCATTCGGTGCTGGTGAGCCAGATTGTGCCCCGTGAGCTGCAATACGATGCGCTGTTTCACGATGCGGCCGAGGCTGTTACCGGAGATATGACCCACCCCATTAAGCGAATGCTACTGGACTTTCAAGCCTTGGAAGATGAGGTGGAAGAGGCGCTGTTTGCGCAGTTAGGTGTAACCACGCCCTTGGACCCTGCTATTAAGCAAGCCGATCTGATTTTGTTGGCCACTGAGCGGCGCGACCTGATGGCCGAACAAACCCTACCTTGGGCCATGTTGGAGGGGGTTGAGCCGTTATCTGAGGTGATTTCACCTTGGACACCCGAGCAAGCGAAACAGCGTTTTCAGGCGCGCTATAACCAGTTGGTTCTACGCGAACGCTACGGCCCCAATGTGGCGTTGACTGAGCAGGGAGGAGCAGCATGA
- a CDS encoding toprim domain-containing protein, whose product MSMASANDLKQRIDLHDLATRLGMERPDPSGNYRSPHRKDQNPSLSIWTGNDGMMRWKDHAGDAGGSCIDLVMYVEGLNDSGQALSRLHEIYGIEPDRPEAPKEKTQIEWVADQVLANPGPAKDYLVNERKLSAEVVDYLIARKAVGHNDWRSTQKQAGEQGHGGPAVSFIARCLHTNRVVGIDNRYFDKELNGGLKTKSQGEKMGHPWVPDLNALKRAKTVYVVESAINAASIISAFDPKATGKVPVTAVALRGLAVDTMDFRFLQNKFVVVCMDNDPPVENGPMKGRRPGPEAGWEIYEALSALNIPCLFVDHAKWPEGVNDVNDLLQQLGPATTMNKLRCYENWLIQGFPGSAPAKGCHATHARRRVTLPDHDFAVYWQYRVRPDFSSFVKLGEDEEGNEKKTFHDLAGFRIAALSRVTITSATAALTGESDSQPNTVFAASVQVPRHPGKLIRRVMQDEQLHNIDQWKRFGPIFRPAQFARMLNILERTTHMGGRDALNFVGIAWKQGKPVLNEGPDCYFSEPDKQCPYHNLSFPSGPVHQAKPVIEAYAKTMQGNSALTLLVWALGAHLKTFIGKWPHMVLQADKGTGKSTLIKRLERSIAFTMFSGQSLKSEFRLLTSISHTTHPVGWEELSAQGKRIIDLAVAQLQESYNYTVTRRGSDMLEYVLIAPVLLAGEDVPVDSLLGKVVRADLNKGKGALIPESLPRFPVKEWLQFITRYSREQVSTLYHECIEYMEKYSMAAAHDNGATRMRDNYACLLMAWRLLSEFADVPSNYNGFHNDLIQDMNSHIKETDSDREPWIWIMELILGELDAGHYRHPSHFDTVEETFCLLIRPSHIMQHIGQSPALKHIYDGLPVKSARVLKKQLLKAGVVVKDGVEKTINGRRISNMLALSIEELQQFGLAPSVPDGPDKID is encoded by the coding sequence ATGAGTATGGCATCCGCCAACGACTTAAAGCAGAGGATTGATCTACACGATTTGGCCACCCGCTTGGGTATGGAGCGCCCTGACCCGAGTGGCAATTACCGCAGCCCGCACCGTAAGGACCAAAACCCGAGCCTGAGTATTTGGACGGGCAACGATGGCATGATGCGCTGGAAGGACCACGCAGGCGATGCCGGCGGCAGTTGCATTGACTTGGTGATGTACGTGGAGGGCTTGAACGACAGCGGCCAAGCCTTAAGTCGCTTGCATGAAATTTATGGCATTGAGCCAGACCGGCCCGAAGCGCCGAAAGAAAAAACCCAAATTGAATGGGTGGCCGATCAGGTGTTGGCCAACCCTGGGCCGGCCAAAGACTATTTGGTGAACGAACGTAAGCTGAGCGCCGAGGTAGTGGATTACCTGATTGCCCGCAAAGCGGTAGGCCATAACGATTGGCGGAGCACCCAAAAACAAGCGGGTGAGCAAGGCCACGGTGGCCCCGCGGTGAGCTTTATTGCCCGCTGCCTACACACCAACCGGGTGGTGGGCATTGATAACCGATACTTTGACAAGGAGTTAAACGGTGGCCTGAAAACCAAAAGCCAAGGCGAGAAGATGGGCCACCCTTGGGTACCAGACCTGAACGCGTTGAAACGAGCCAAAACGGTGTATGTGGTGGAGTCGGCCATTAATGCGGCCAGCATCATCAGCGCCTTTGACCCTAAGGCCACTGGCAAGGTGCCGGTGACGGCGGTGGCGCTGCGCGGGCTGGCGGTGGACACCATGGACTTTCGCTTTCTGCAGAATAAGTTTGTAGTGGTGTGCATGGACAACGACCCACCGGTAGAGAACGGCCCAATGAAAGGACGTCGCCCCGGTCCTGAGGCCGGCTGGGAAATCTACGAGGCGCTGAGCGCGCTGAACATTCCCTGCCTGTTTGTGGATCACGCCAAGTGGCCGGAGGGGGTGAACGATGTGAACGATTTACTGCAACAGCTTGGCCCTGCCACCACCATGAATAAGTTGCGCTGTTATGAGAACTGGTTGATTCAGGGCTTTCCCGGCTCGGCGCCTGCAAAGGGTTGCCATGCCACGCACGCTCGGCGGCGGGTAACCCTGCCTGACCACGATTTTGCGGTGTATTGGCAATACCGAGTGCGGCCCGATTTTAGCAGTTTTGTGAAGTTGGGCGAGGACGAGGAAGGCAACGAGAAAAAAACATTCCACGATCTGGCCGGCTTTCGTATTGCCGCGCTCAGCCGTGTGACCATTACCAGCGCCACCGCGGCACTGACCGGTGAGAGCGACAGTCAGCCCAATACTGTGTTTGCCGCCAGTGTGCAGGTGCCTCGGCATCCCGGTAAGTTGATACGGCGCGTGATGCAAGACGAGCAGTTGCACAATATTGACCAGTGGAAACGCTTTGGGCCCATTTTCCGCCCCGCGCAGTTTGCACGAATGCTGAACATTTTGGAGCGCACCACTCACATGGGCGGGCGCGATGCGCTGAACTTTGTGGGTATTGCCTGGAAACAGGGCAAGCCAGTGCTGAATGAGGGGCCAGACTGTTACTTTAGTGAGCCGGATAAGCAGTGCCCTTATCACAACCTGTCTTTCCCTTCTGGCCCTGTGCACCAAGCCAAGCCAGTGATTGAGGCCTACGCCAAAACCATGCAAGGCAACTCGGCATTGACCCTGCTGGTGTGGGCCTTGGGCGCGCACTTAAAAACCTTTATTGGCAAGTGGCCGCACATGGTATTGCAGGCGGACAAAGGCACGGGTAAGTCAACGTTGATCAAACGGTTGGAGCGCTCCATTGCCTTTACCATGTTTTCTGGCCAGAGCCTGAAATCCGAATTTCGCTTGTTGACCTCCATCAGCCACACCACACATCCCGTCGGGTGGGAAGAACTGAGCGCCCAGGGTAAGCGCATTATTGATTTGGCGGTGGCCCAGTTGCAGGAAAGCTACAACTACACGGTAACCCGCCGTGGTAGTGACATGCTGGAGTATGTGCTGATAGCGCCGGTGTTGTTGGCCGGTGAGGACGTGCCCGTGGACAGCCTACTGGGCAAGGTGGTGCGAGCGGATTTGAACAAAGGCAAGGGCGCGCTGATACCCGAGAGTTTGCCGCGCTTTCCTGTGAAGGAGTGGTTGCAGTTTATTACCCGCTACAGCCGTGAGCAGGTGAGCACTCTGTACCACGAATGCATCGAGTACATGGAGAAATATTCGATGGCGGCGGCGCACGACAACGGCGCCACTCGTATGCGCGATAACTACGCCTGCTTGTTGATGGCGTGGCGGTTGCTCAGCGAATTTGCCGACGTGCCCTCGAACTACAACGGCTTTCACAATGATTTGATTCAGGACATGAACAGCCACATCAAGGAAACCGACAGCGACCGCGAACCCTGGATTTGGATTATGGAGTTGATTTTGGGCGAGCTGGACGCGGGCCATTATCGACACCCCAGCCACTTTGACACGGTGGAAGAGACGTTCTGCTTACTGATTCGCCCTAGCCACATTATGCAGCACATCGGCCAGAGCCCGGCGCTGAAACACATTTACGACGGTTTGCCGGTGAAGAGTGCCCGGGTGCTGAAAAAGCAGTTGTTAAAGGCCGGTGTGGTGGTGAAAGACGGCGTGGAGAAGACCATTAACGGGCGGCGCATAAGCAATATGCTGGCGCTGAGTATTGAGGAATTGCAGCAGTTTGGACTGGCACCGTCGGTACCCGATGGGCCGGACAAGATTGACTAA